DNA from Nitrospina gracilis Nb-211:
AGCGCGGCGATGCCCACCTCGCGGTGACCGTTGCCGGTGCCCTTGATGCCGCCGAACGGAAGCTGGATTTCCGCGCCGATGGTGGACGCGTTGACGTAGGTCAGGCCCGTTTCCAGCAACTCGATCGCCTTGAACGCGCGATTGACGTCCTGCGTGTAGATCGCCGACGACAGGCCGTAGGTGGAGTCGTTGACGATGTCCACCGCTTCCTCGAAACTGTTGCAGGCAAGGATGCTGACCACGGGACCGAAGATCTCCTCCTGCGCGATGCGCATTTTGGATTCGACGTCGGTGAACACCGTCGGCTGGTAGAAGTAGCCGCTCTTGCAGACCTTGCTGTTGGCATGACTGCCACCGGTCAGCAGTTTCGCGCCTTCCTCTTTGCCGATCTCGACATAGCGGTGCACTTTTTCGCGCGCCCTGTCGTTGATGAGCGGACCCATGTCCACTTTCTCATCGAGGCCGTTGCCGAGCTTCAGCTTCTTCGCGCGCTCGACCAGCATGTCGGTGAACTTCTTCGCCACTTTTTTGTGAATGACAACGCGACTGCACGCCGTGCACCGTTGCCCCGTGGTGCCGAACGCACCGAACATCACCCCTTCCAGCGCGAGGTTCAGGTTGGCGTCGTCCATGATGATGATGGCGTTCTTGCCGCCCATCTCCAGCGAGTACTGCTTCATCCTCTGCGCACAGGCGCTGGCGATGCCCGCCCCGGTCTGCGTGGAACCGGTGAATGACACCATGTCCACATCCTTGTGTTCGACCAAAGGCGCGCCTGCATCGGGTCCGTAGCCCGTGACCATGTTGACCACGCCGGGGGGCAGTCCCGCCTTCTCGAAAATGTCCATGAAGTTGACCACCGTGAGCGGCGTGTCTTCCGCCGGTTTGATGACGGCGGTGTTACCGCAGATGAGCGCCGGGATCAGTTTCCACGACGGGATGGCGAGCGGAAAGTTCCACGGCGTGATGCAGGCGACGACACCCAGCGGCATCCTCACCGACATGGCGAATTTGTTTTTGAGTTCGGAGGGCACCGTCTCGCCCGCCATGCGCCGGCCTTCGCCCGCGGCGAAGTAGGTGAGGTCGATCGCTTCCTGCACGTCGCCGCGGGTTTCCGCGATGACCTTGCCCATCTCCTTCGTCATGTCCTGTGCCAGCGATTCCTTGTGCTTGACCAACAGCTCGGCGACCTTGTACATGATCTCGCCGCGTTTGGGCGCCGGGGTTTCCCGCCACATCTTTTTGGCCTTGGCCGCGGCGGCGACGGCCTTGTCCACGTCCTTCTTGTTCGACTTCTGGAACCGGCCCAGCACCTCGTTGCAGTTGGCGGGATTGGTGTTTTCAAAAATCTCGCCGCTGGACGAGGCCACCCATTTGCCGTTGATGTAGTTTTTGTATTCCTTCGTCATGCAACACCTCCGAATGGAAATGTATTGAGATCGGACTGGGGGAGCGAAAGGAGATCGATCATTGGCACAGGCCGGGACCCTCCGGAGACCGATGAAGACCCGGGTTCATGAAAAATCCGGTGTCTGGAAAAGAAAATGCGGCCAAAATCACCGCTTAATTGGAATATAGGTAAATGCCAGGGGGAAGTCAAGCGGGCCGGCGGAGGGCCGCCATGCGCGGGGGAATCACTTGGAAATCAAAACTTTTTCCAGTTCCGGCTCAGGGACAGCATCCACGATTTCCACTTTACCGAGAGTGTGAACGAGGATGAAACGGATTTTCTTTTCGCGCGCTTTTTTGTCGCGGTACATGGACTCGATGTAATCGCGTGCGGAAAAATCCGGAAGCGCCGTGGGCAGGCCGTAGAGGTCGATGAGCTTGGTGATGCGCTCCACCGTGGTGGCATCGCAGTATCCCATCTGCTGAGACAGGCGCGCGGCGACGACCATGCCGATGGCCACTGCCTCGCCGTGCTTGTATTGCATGTATTCGGTGAGGGCTTCGACGGCGTGGCCGACGGTGTGGCCATAGTTGAGCACCATGCGGTAATTGCTTTCGCGTTCGTCCTTCTCCACCACCCGCGCCTTGATGGCGCACGAGGTTTCGATGATGTGCGCGAGCGCTTCCGGATTCTGTGCCTGGATCGCTTCCACGTTGTCTTCGAGATACTGGAACAGGGCCGGGTCCTCGATGACGCCGTACTTGATGATCTCCGCCATGCCGGCGCGGAACTCGTCGGGAGGCAGTGTCTTCAAGGTATCGAGGTCGATGATGACGGCGCGCGGCTGGTAGAACGCACCGATCATGTTTTTGCCGAGCGGGTGGTTGACGGCGGTTTTACCGCCGACACTGCTGTCCACCTGCGACAGCAGGGTGGTGGGCACCTGCAAAAAAGGAACGCCGCGCTGGTAGGTGGCGGCGACAAAGCCGGTGAGGTCGCCGATCACCCCGCCGCCCAGGGCGACCATCAATGTATTGCGGTCGTATGCGCTTTCCATGAGGTGGTCATACACCACTTCCGCACTGGCCAGCGTTTTGTGCGACTCGCCTTCCGGAATCTCCACGGTGCGGCTTTCGATGCCTGCCTGCTTCAGTCCCGCTTCCAGCGCAGGCCCGTACAGGGCGCGGATGGACGGGTGCGTGACGATCACCGCGCGGCGCAGACCAGTGAGCGAGGGAACGCTCTCCTCAAGGATGCCAAATAGATTCTGGCCGATCAGGATGTCGTAACTCCTGTCGGCCAGATCTATCCTCAAAACTTTCATTGAAACCTATTCGATGTTTTCCCGCACAATGGTGGGCGTAACGAAAATCAGTAATTCCGAGATGGTATCATCTTGCGAGCGATTCTTGAAGAGATAACCGAGAATCGGAATCTGGTGCAGGTAAGGCACCCGCACGCGGTTTTCGTTGATTTCCTGCTGGAAGAGGCCGCCCAGCACCACCGTGGCGCCGTTGTCCACCAGCACTTCGGAATTGGCTTCCTTGGTGATGATGGTCGGCACACCGTTGACCTGCTGACCGAAGTCGGCCTGGTTCTGGGTGGCGGTGATCTTCATGTACACGTCCTCTTCCGCGGTGATATGCGGCTTGACGGTCAGGTTGATTTCCGCATCGACGAATTCGATCTTCGTGCCTTCGTTGGCGGAAAAGGTCTGATACGGAATCTCCCGGCCGCTTCGGATCTTGGCTTCCTTGTTATCCAGCGTGGTCACCTTCGGGTTGGCGATGGTGCGCGATTTACCCTCGCTTTCGGCGGCGGCAAGAATCAACTGCAACTGATGATCCGCATCGCTCATGGTCAACGTGTACAACCCGGCGGGCGTGGTCACGTTGGTGGCGAGGTCCACCAGGAATTCTCCGTTCAACGT
Protein-coding regions in this window:
- the aroB gene encoding 3-dehydroquinate synthase; the encoded protein is MKVLRIDLADRSYDILIGQNLFGILEESVPSLTGLRRAVIVTHPSIRALYGPALEAGLKQAGIESRTVEIPEGESHKTLASAEVVYDHLMESAYDRNTLMVALGGGVIGDLTGFVAATYQRGVPFLQVPTTLLSQVDSSVGGKTAVNHPLGKNMIGAFYQPRAVIIDLDTLKTLPPDEFRAGMAEIIKYGVIEDPALFQYLEDNVEAIQAQNPEALAHIIETSCAIKARVVEKDERESNYRMVLNYGHTVGHAVEALTEYMQYKHGEAVAIGMVVAARLSQQMGYCDATTVERITKLIDLYGLPTALPDFSARDYIESMYRDKKAREKKIRFILVHTLGKVEIVDAVPEPELEKVLISK
- a CDS encoding aldehyde dehydrogenase family protein, coding for MTKEYKNYINGKWVASSSGEIFENTNPANCNEVLGRFQKSNKKDVDKAVAAAAKAKKMWRETPAPKRGEIMYKVAELLVKHKESLAQDMTKEMGKVIAETRGDVQEAIDLTYFAAGEGRRMAGETVPSELKNKFAMSVRMPLGVVACITPWNFPLAIPSWKLIPALICGNTAVIKPAEDTPLTVVNFMDIFEKAGLPPGVVNMVTGYGPDAGAPLVEHKDVDMVSFTGSTQTGAGIASACAQRMKQYSLEMGGKNAIIIMDDANLNLALEGVMFGAFGTTGQRCTACSRVVIHKKVAKKFTDMLVERAKKLKLGNGLDEKVDMGPLINDRAREKVHRYVEIGKEEGAKLLTGGSHANSKVCKSGYFYQPTVFTDVESKMRIAQEEIFGPVVSILACNSFEEAVDIVNDSTYGLSSAIYTQDVNRAFKAIELLETGLTYVNASTIGAEIQLPFGGIKGTGNGHREVGIAALETFSEWKSVFVDYSGKLQKAQIDHD